tagtggttggccaccctgcccacggcagggaggttggaaccagatgatcttaggggtccttttcaacccaggccattccatggttctgggatgattccatgaaatacagCCATCATATGCGCCCAGGGCCACGGGGTCTTGGAAGAGTCCCTTCGGCATCTGAAGGCACGGACTCAGGTGTGAATGATCCAAATTGTTTATTGCAGGTTCAAACATCCCcaagttctctctttcccattttcccacccccctttccatgtcaaaaaatcatttgacaCAGTCACCCCTGGTCGACTCCTTAAGCGTGCATGCAGGAGCTTATCCATCGGTGTCACGAGTTGTTCGTAGCCACGTGCTCTTCCTCCACCCGGGGTCGTTATCATGCGGTGATCGTGCTTCTCGCATGActcttgtttttgtctcctggaggcgtcctttgttctcagcattcctttctcatgcCGTTTATCTATCTTGTTCCGCAGCTTCTAGCGtgaatgttctttcttgaaTCCAGCCCagtccccactgtccctctaCCTCTGCTTTCTACAGGGAGCTGGCACCCAGGAATGGTGCAGATGGAGTTTTGCAGgctcaggggcagctctgtctgtcccGGGCACCCCATGCCCTGCTCAGCGTGGGTAGGGTGTTGGCGGCCTGCGGCGCGGGGCTTTGGACTTTGGAGGCGGAGTCTTGGGAGACTCTGGTCTGTTGCGTATGGgtggcagcaaaccagatcggctggtggagggctcctcaggcaggctgcactcacgGTGAGACGGTGATGCCGCTGTCTCCTGAGGTTCTGCCTGTGCCGGCCTGTCCTTCGtggccatctgcctctgcctgagtagtTTGACAGAGTCACGTGGCAGAAACGGGTAGGGTGTTGGCGgcctgcggcgcggggctgtgGTCCTTGGAGGCGGACTCCTGGGAGACTCTGGTCTGTTGCGTGTGGgtggcagcaaaccagatctgcaggtggagggctcctcaggcaggctgcactcaTGGTGAGACAGTGATGCCGCCGTCTCCTGAGGTTCTGCCTGCGCCGGCctgtccttcttggccatctgcctctgcctgagtagtTTCACAGAGTCACGATGCAGTAACGGCGGCCGGAATGCATGGCCTTTGGTAtccctggacaggctggactcAGCTCTTAATGAACATCTCCTGTCTTTGATGCGAGATGCCACCTGCCTCCCGGCAACCTGAGGGTGCGAGGCCTTTGCTTTCCACATGGCCGCCGCTCCAGCCTCACGGTCCTCTCCCGCTCCTTGTTCATCTCCGCGGAACCggacatgtttttttcccgttGTTTGGCCCAGGTGTTCTTGGCCTTCGtttcctgcctggccctgcGGCTGCCAGGTCACCGGCTGCTCGCGGGCTTCAGACGTTCTCAGGATCGCTGGCAGCGGactgaaaagacagagcaaGAGGGGTCTGCTtgagtgggtgatggctttggggccgcATCCTGCAACCCTGagccaggacccttggctgcaacacggccttccccacagacagctcaccgGCTGCCCCGTGGCGCTCCTGAGATCCGGAcaggggccagccctgtgagctgatcccagcccagagcctccagcctcacctggacgaaaagctctcctgctgtaagcttcttctgcttcttgagCTTTGTCCAGCAGTACTTGCAACGCTGAAGCGTCTGATGTACGTTGGCACTTCAGCAAACCTCACTGCAATCGGGAAGGCAGAAGACATTCACCTGAAGCCTTTGGCTCAGTGACAAGGGGCGCTCAGGGATTTCCCGTCACACGGTGGTTGCACGTgccatgggaaggagctggcagctgctttacctttcttgccctggacaagaggtggcaaagccccttctttcttttgcttcccctcACCATGGAGATCTCCGGAGGCCTTGCGGAATATCCTGGGCGGTGGTTTGGGTGCAACCTGCTTCTGAAAcctgtgcagaaagagcagacacCGGCGTGACGCAGTGCTCCGCCAATCCTTTTTGCTGGCCGTGATGTCTCctcacagcacattttcctgctgcgtTAAGGCCACTACTTTCTGGAGTCCTTAGCAGGGTCCCTTGGGGTAGGGCAAGGGGAAAACagtttcaaagggaaagagggaggatttagattggatgtacgGAAGAAGTTTTTGGCaggaaggtggtgaggcaccggaacgtcttgcccagagaggtggtggctgccccgACAGTCGtttgaggtcaggctgcaccaggctcagagcaacctcatctggcggtaggtgtccctgttccttgcaggatcgtgggactaggtgccctttcagggttgcttccagctcaaatgattc
Above is a window of Gallus gallus isolate bGalGal1 chromosome 34, bGalGal1.mat.broiler.GRCg7b, whole genome shotgun sequence DNA encoding:
- the LOC112530873 gene encoding coiled-coil domain-containing protein 81-like isoform X1, whose product is MAGANTEQPAGTRWNSTSEAGPAARRASRATDTNTEERVAVWDAVAAYVQEHLLVQKGVWIPTFGSFDTISKDIRTADGTVTLRWPVFQLARNLRAMHHLGSDKDSLPAHREVETLKYSEVAAAASVTWQRGKTCIQSTVSLLSNCLKNGENVAFVLKDIGVLLFEGMSFGIKYYYDFLEKLSGKEKFRKVVFKAPWLLDTLVSRVAPVASLTHSGRLVVFPMFQKQVAPKPPPRIFRKASGDLHGEGKQKKEGALPPLVQGKKVRFAEVPTYIRRFSVASTAGQSSRSRRSLQQESFSSSPLPAILRTSEAREQPVTWQPQGQAGNEGQEHLGQTTGKKHVRFRGDEQGAGEDREAGAAAMWKAKASHPQVAGRQVASRIKDRRCSLRAESSLSRDTKGHAFRPPLLHRDSVKLLRQRQMAKKDRPAQAEPQETAIWFAATHTQQTRVSQESASKDHSPAPQAANTLPVSAT